In Cucurbita pepo subsp. pepo cultivar mu-cu-16 chromosome LG04, ASM280686v2, whole genome shotgun sequence, the following are encoded in one genomic region:
- the LOC111792178 gene encoding UDP-glycosyltransferase 74E2-like, producing MGSLEEKETPKVHVVVVSCHAQGHINPLLQFAKHLAHVGLQVTLPVISSSSDHHYRHLPRSLTVDHVPLLPYQGAETETETETETVLALWERRKASMGVYLKELMRCHEDGSKRISCVVYDSVISWVLDIVKGFGVMGAAFFTQSCAVNSIYYSVYKHWVSVPLDKGWICVDGFPLFEALDLPSFVADQGKYPGFLQHLADEQFQRLNEADWIFANTFDALEPQEVKWMESHFPFKNIGPMLPSMYLDGRIPNDKDYGVSLFESNTSSSMKWLDSKPENSVVYVSFGSAAELGKPQMEELAEGLKLSTKSFLWVVRESELHKLPHKFIDETAEKGLVVKWCPQLQVLSHKSVGCFVTHCGWNSTLEALSLGVGLVAMAQWSDQPTNAKYVEDVWKVGKRVRMEEDGVCKREMIEVCINEVMEGEDGEEIKRNLRKWREVAKAAMDEGGSSDMNFKDFVNQLLGRT from the exons ATGGGAAGccttgaagaaaaagagaccCCAAAAGTTCATGTAGTAGTGGTTTCATGTCATGCTCAAGGCCACATTAATCCACTCCTCCAATTCGCCAAGCACCTCGCCCACGTTGGTCTCCAAGTCACCCTCCCCGTcatttcctcctcctccgacCACCACTACCGCCACCTCCCCCGCTCCCTCACCGTCGACCACGTCCCTCTCCTACCATACCAAGGAGcggagacagagacagagacagagacagagaccGTCCTGGCCTTGTGGGAGCGACGGAAGGCCTCAATGGGTGTGTATCTAAAGGAGCTCATGAGGTGCCATGAAGATGGTAGCAAACGCATAAGTTGTGTGGTGTATGACTCGGTTATTTCTTGGGTTCTTGACATTGTGAAGGGGTTTGGAGTGATGGGAGCAGCGTTTTTCACTCAATCTTGTGCTGTCAATTCCATTTATTATAGTGTTTATAAGCATTGGGTGAGTGTTCCATTGGACAAAGGGTGGATTTGTGTTGATGGGTTTCCATTGTTTGAGGCGTTGGATCTGCCGTCGTTCGTGGCGGATCAAGGGAAGTATCCGGGGTTTCTTCAGCACTTGGCTGATGAACAATTTCAACGTTTGAATGAGGCTGATTGGATCTTTGCCAACACTTTTGATGCCTTGGAACCACAG GAAGTGAAATGGATGGAAAGCCATTTTCCATTCAAGAATATCGGACCAATGCTTCCTTCAATGTACTTAGACGGAAGGATCCCAAACGACAAAGATTACGGGGTGAGCCTATTCGAATCAAACACAAGTTCTTCCATGAAATGGCTTGATTCAAAACCGGAAAACTCGGTCGTATACGTATCATTCGGTAGCGCAGCCGAATTGGGTAAGCCTCAAATGGAGGAGTTAGCGGAAGGGTTGAAGCTAAGCACGAAATCCTTCTTATGGGTCGTGAGAGAATCCGAACTTCATAAACTTCCACACAAATTCATCGACGAAACAGCTGAAAAAGGGCTTGTAGTAAAATGGTGCCCTCAGCTACAAGTTTTGAGCCACAAATCAGTGGGATGCTTCGTTACGCACTGCGGTTGGAACTCGACGCTCGAAGCGTTGAGCTTGGGGGTGGGGTTGGTGGCGATGGCTCAATGGTCGGACCAACCGACGAACGCGAAGTACGTGGAGGATGTTTGGAAGGTGGGGAAGAGGGTGAGAATGGAGGAAGATGGAGTGTGCAAAAGAGAGATGATTGAGGTTTGTATTAATGAAGTTATGGAGGGAGAAGATGGTGAAGAAATTAAGAGGAATTTGAGGAAGTGGAGGGAGGTGGCCAAAGCCGCCATGGATGAAGGTGGAAGCTCTGACATGAACTTCAAGGATTTTGTGAACCAGCTTTTGGGAAGAACATAG